In one Deltaproteobacteria bacterium genomic region, the following are encoded:
- a CDS encoding NUDIX hydrolase has protein sequence MREYKNPVPTVDIIIETDNKLILIERKNPPYGWAIPGGFVDYGESLETAAQREALEETSLEVSLIEQFYTYSAPSRDPRYHTITTVFIARPFKGEPKAEDDAKSLKLFTQHDLPDNIAFDHRMVLQDYYEYKKTGKRPKP, from the coding sequence ATGAGAGAGTACAAAAACCCCGTACCAACGGTAGACATTATTATTGAAACGGATAATAAGTTGATTCTTATAGAAAGAAAAAATCCGCCTTACGGATGGGCAATACCGGGTGGTTTTGTAGATTATGGTGAATCACTTGAGACCGCTGCGCAAAGAGAGGCTCTTGAAGAAACATCACTCGAAGTAAGTCTTATCGAACAATTTTATACATACTCTGCTCCTTCAAGGGACCCGAGGTACCATACAATCACAACAGTATTTATAGCGAGACCATTTAAAGGTGAACCAAAAGCGGAGGATGATGCAAAGTCTTTAAAACTATTTACACAGCATGACTTACCCGATAATATTGCGTTTGATCACAGAATGGTATTGCAGGATTATTATGAATATAAAAAAACGGGTAAAAGACCAAAGCCGTAA
- the amrA gene encoding AmmeMemoRadiSam system protein A, which yields MSELNLQEQKELLILARNTLESYLKDRKIPEYETTNPALLRKAGAFVTLNKHHTLRGCIGNFVSTDPICKNVQIMAIAAAVEDPRFRNVTFKELQDIDIEISVLSELQLVQSPDEIKIGEHGIYITKGFYRGVLLPQVATEYGWDRDTFLSETCIKAGLPPNEWKKGGIKIEKFSAQVFNEKELLDCRVETEV from the coding sequence ATGTCGGAGCTTAATTTACAGGAGCAAAAAGAACTTTTAATACTCGCAAGGAATACGCTGGAATCTTATTTAAAAGATAGAAAAATTCCGGAGTATGAAACAACAAACCCTGCACTTTTAAGGAAAGCCGGTGCGTTTGTAACATTGAATAAGCATCACACACTCAGAGGATGTATCGGTAATTTTGTTTCTACGGATCCAATCTGTAAAAATGTGCAGATAATGGCTATTGCTGCTGCGGTTGAAGACCCAAGATTTCGCAATGTCACATTTAAAGAGCTACAAGATATTGATATTGAAATCTCTGTCCTATCAGAACTTCAGTTAGTACAAAGCCCGGACGAGATCAAAATAGGAGAGCATGGTATTTATATTACGAAGGGTTTTTACAGAGGAGTTTTATTACCGCAGGTTGCAACGGAGTATGGATGGGATAGAGACACATTTTTAAGTGAAACGTGTATCAAAGCAGGACTTCCGCCAAACGAATGGAAGAAAGGCGGTATAAAGATTGAAAAATTCAGTGCCCAGGTTTTTAATGAAAAGGAATTGCTGGATTGCAGGGTTGAGACAGAGGTTTAA
- the sufB gene encoding Fe-S cluster assembly protein SufB: MEEVREVDKTTTQPAGSPYAFKTVKGLNEDIIREISKQKREPAWMLEKRLESYRIFKEKPMPKWGPDLSKLNFDEIIFYIRPEDYKALKWDDVPEQIKKTYDALGIPEAEKKYLAGLVAQYESEAVYTNLKKAWEDKGVIFTDMDSAVRDYPDLVKEYFMTQCVPPNDNKFAALHGAVWSGGSFVYVPKNVNVEIPLQTYFRMNTKSSGQFEHTLIVVESGAEVHYIEGCTAPRYSVSSLHSAVVEIFVKANARARYTTIQNWSTDVYNLNTKRSIVEENGIMEWIGGSMGSGVTMLYPASILIGMGAKAEHLNVAFAGNGQNKDTGAKVILLAPNTSASVISKSICKDGGTSVYRGLVRIGKKAIGAKAHVECQSLLLDNKSSVDTVPIIEQLNPNSSVGHEATVGKIDEEQLFYLMSRGIPRDDAVALIVRGFIEPIAKELPMGYAVELNRLIQLEMKGA; this comes from the coding sequence ATGGAAGAGGTCCGGGAAGTTGACAAAACCACAACACAACCTGCAGGATCTCCTTATGCATTTAAGACTGTAAAAGGTTTAAATGAAGATATCATAAGGGAAATATCGAAACAAAAAAGAGAGCCTGCATGGATGCTTGAAAAACGGCTTGAATCATACAGGATCTTTAAAGAAAAGCCTATGCCCAAGTGGGGACCCGACTTATCAAAGCTTAATTTTGATGAAATCATATTTTACATAAGACCCGAGGATTATAAGGCATTAAAATGGGATGACGTTCCGGAGCAGATAAAAAAGACTTATGATGCACTAGGTATCCCGGAGGCTGAAAAAAAATATCTTGCAGGACTCGTAGCCCAGTATGAGTCAGAAGCTGTTTATACAAACCTGAAAAAGGCATGGGAAGATAAGGGTGTTATTTTTACCGATATGGATTCTGCCGTCAGGGATTATCCTGACCTTGTAAAAGAATACTTTATGACACAATGTGTTCCTCCCAATGATAACAAATTTGCAGCACTTCATGGTGCCGTATGGAGCGGCGGTAGCTTTGTGTATGTGCCCAAAAACGTAAACGTAGAAATACCTTTGCAGACATATTTCAGGATGAATACAAAATCATCGGGACAGTTTGAGCATACGCTTATTGTTGTGGAATCCGGTGCAGAGGTTCATTATATAGAAGGATGCACTGCACCGAGATACAGTGTAAGTTCTCTGCACTCAGCGGTTGTTGAGATCTTTGTAAAAGCAAACGCAAGGGCAAGATATACAACCATACAGAATTGGAGTACGGATGTTTATAATCTCAATACAAAAAGGTCAATTGTTGAAGAGAATGGTATAATGGAGTGGATAGGAGGCTCAATGGGCAGCGGCGTAACAATGCTTTATCCTGCGTCAATACTCATCGGTATGGGTGCAAAGGCAGAGCATCTTAATGTTGCATTTGCAGGCAATGGCCAAAACAAGGATACAGGCGCAAAGGTAATACTCTTAGCACCAAACACGAGTGCAAGCGTTATTTCAAAGAGTATATGTAAAGACGGCGGGACATCTGTTTACAGAGGACTTGTGAGAATAGGTAAAAAGGCAATCGGTGCAAAGGCACACGTAGAATGTCAATCATTACTTCTTGATAACAAATCATCTGTTGATACGGTCCCCATTATAGAACAATTAAACCCTAATTCATCGGTTGGACATGAGGCAACTGTGGGCAAGATAGATGAAGAACAGTTGTTTTATCTTATGAGCAGGGGCATACCGAGAGATGATGCTGTGGCCCTCATTGTAAGAGGATTTATTGAACCAATCGCAAAAGAGCTTCCAATGGGTTATGCAGTCGAACTTAACAGGCTGATCCAGCTCGAAATGAAAGGCGCGTAA
- a CDS encoding alpha/beta fold hydrolase: MKRSQSIMHKIGSTTVKTGVFIGSKVVKNYNKIDPDVIRHLLQIPLLSYSLLVSRHEKLDPIKSDGYPPLIFVHGFGGNRGNFLLMSWYLRLLGRRRSYKIHFDSEQSIKSMTAALARFINDVRKVTGENQVEIVAHSLGGLISRLAISKYRLSPHVKTLITLGSPHHGTYSARYANTAIIREIRPDSKLIKELEKKHWPKGVRGVTFWSKNDLMILPSESAAMDGTTKIEATPFTHYSYLIDPKSWAAVGKKLENR, encoded by the coding sequence ATGAAAAGATCACAATCAATCATGCATAAAATAGGCAGTACAACTGTAAAAACAGGCGTTTTCATAGGCAGTAAGGTTGTCAAAAATTACAACAAGATAGACCCTGATGTTATACGCCATCTTTTACAGATTCCCCTGCTAAGCTATTCGTTATTGGTTTCAAGACATGAAAAACTTGATCCTATCAAGTCCGACGGATATCCGCCGCTTATATTTGTTCATGGTTTTGGAGGAAACAGGGGAAACTTCCTTCTCATGTCATGGTATCTCCGGCTGCTGGGCAGGAGACGCAGTTATAAGATTCACTTTGATTCTGAACAATCTATCAAAAGTATGACCGCAGCCCTTGCACGTTTTATCAATGACGTTAGAAAGGTCACAGGAGAAAATCAGGTTGAGATCGTTGCCCACAGTCTTGGCGGCTTAATTTCGCGTTTAGCAATAAGCAAATACAGGCTTTCGCCTCATGTTAAAACACTAATAACTCTTGGCAGTCCGCACCATGGGACGTACTCTGCACGCTATGCAAACACGGCAATAATAAGGGAAATCAGACCGGACAGCAAACTCATAAAAGAATTAGAAAAAAAACACTGGCCAAAGGGTGTACGCGGAGTAACATTCTGGAGCAAAAACGATCTGATGATACTGCCGTCCGAGTCAGCTGCTATGGATGGTACTACAAAGATCGAGGCTACGCCATTTACACATTACAGTTACCTTATTGATCCGAAGAGCTGGGCTGCTGTAGGGAAAAAGCTTGAGAACCGATGA
- a CDS encoding outer membrane protein transport protein, with amino-acid sequence MNKTIMFLIALLILTVNSSVYANVYDTFGVDSKGIAMGNARAASADDWTATYYNPAGITQTKESMGAQFLIAFDHLYTKPFGSGLQNTDDTNIEGLSAGITHNFGLKFLYVGISVYTPLGDVMQQIAHYPDASEAFFTNKLYFEFLENTTEQQIILPTIALKILPYLSIGGGVSLFIKSMTYSYEYFPNPLNQSIWYMNVANTQKYTYVANLGILFNPSDRFKVGASYMSADDFPIVGAAYVHMPQSFNIPGLISNQFTQTIKQILFYTPAHASIAVMYKPIDDLELDGELTWVGWSGYVDNHGVKPQDESYTDPKTGVTYPGQAFDDIYIPRIGVNYRLNSSWRIMGGYYYEPTPVPPQMRSTNYVDNVQNVISTGASYIQPYDDGFLTYTVHVQGIILGDRKTYKSIAVDADPITAGIQNPGYPGYESKGYIVDTGFEISYKF; translated from the coding sequence ATGAATAAGACAATAATGTTTTTAATCGCGCTGTTAATTCTCACTGTTAACAGTTCTGTTTACGCAAATGTGTATGACACATTCGGTGTCGATTCAAAAGGTATTGCAATGGGTAATGCGCGTGCTGCTTCTGCCGATGATTGGACTGCAACATACTACAATCCCGCGGGTATTACACAAACAAAAGAATCAATGGGTGCACAATTCCTGATCGCCTTTGATCACCTATATACAAAGCCGTTCGGCTCCGGTCTTCAAAATACAGACGATACGAATATAGAAGGGCTTTCTGCCGGAATTACCCATAATTTCGGACTAAAATTTTTGTACGTGGGTATTAGTGTTTATACCCCTTTAGGGGATGTCATGCAGCAGATTGCACATTACCCGGATGCAAGTGAGGCGTTTTTTACAAATAAGCTTTATTTTGAGTTTCTTGAAAATACAACAGAGCAACAGATTATCCTGCCTACGATTGCACTCAAGATATTGCCTTACCTCTCAATAGGCGGCGGCGTATCCTTATTTATCAAGTCAATGACATACTCTTACGAGTACTTTCCCAATCCGCTTAATCAGTCAATATGGTATATGAATGTAGCTAATACGCAGAAGTATACCTATGTAGCAAACCTCGGTATTCTATTTAACCCATCCGATCGTTTCAAGGTTGGTGCCTCATATATGAGTGCAGACGATTTCCCTATAGTGGGAGCGGCTTATGTTCATATGCCACAATCGTTCAATATCCCGGGGCTTATATCAAATCAATTCACACAAACAATAAAACAGATACTGTTTTATACACCAGCTCACGCATCTATAGCTGTTATGTATAAGCCCATAGATGATCTGGAATTAGACGGCGAGCTTACATGGGTAGGATGGTCAGGTTACGTAGACAATCATGGGGTAAAGCCGCAGGATGAATCATACACTGATCCAAAAACAGGTGTTACCTATCCAGGCCAGGCGTTTGATGACATATATATACCGAGGATAGGGGTTAATTATAGGCTTAATTCTTCGTGGCGCATTATGGGAGGTTATTATTACGAGCCGACACCTGTACCTCCTCAAATGAGGAGTACCAACTATGTTGATAATGTACAAAATGTCATTTCAACAGGTGCAAGCTATATCCAGCCGTATGATGACGGATTTCTCACCTATACTGTCCATGTGCAGGGCATTATACTCGGCGACAGAAAAACGTACAAAAGCATAGCCGTCGATGCTGACCCGATAACAGCAGGCATCCAGAACCCAGGTTATCCCGGATATGAGAGCAAAGGTTATATAGTCGATACAGGGTTTGAGATATCTTATAAGTTCTGA
- a CDS encoding NADH:flavin oxidoreductase/NADH oxidase: protein METKLFSRLKLRELEFKNRIFVSPMCQYSCEDGLATDWHLVHLGSRAVGGAALVITEAAAVSPEGRISPYDLGIWSDKHVQPLKRITSFIKEQGAVPGIQIAHAGRKASTDAPWNGGKPIEHGAKAWQPIGPSPIPFSYSYQIPLEMTQPNIDEVLSMFSSAVRRSIEAGFEVVEIHMAHGYLLHEFLSPLSNHRTDTYGGSLENRMRMPLQVAQLVRKLWPDNLPVFVRVSSTDWVDGGWDIAQAIKFAHKLKEYGIDLIDCSSGGLVPYAVVPEGPGYQTPFAAAIRKEAGIPTGAVGMITEPFQAEQIIATGIADALVLGREVLRNPYWPLHAARSLKADASWPKQYLRAKI, encoded by the coding sequence ATGGAAACAAAATTGTTTTCCAGATTAAAATTACGGGAACTTGAATTTAAGAACCGTATTTTTGTTTCACCGATGTGCCAGTATTCATGCGAAGATGGGCTTGCTACGGATTGGCATCTGGTTCACCTCGGCAGCCGTGCGGTAGGAGGAGCAGCCCTTGTTATTACCGAGGCTGCTGCTGTTTCACCGGAAGGCCGCATTTCGCCGTATGACCTTGGCATATGGTCTGATAAACACGTTCAGCCGCTTAAACGTATCACTTCTTTCATCAAAGAACAGGGTGCTGTACCGGGTATCCAGATTGCACATGCAGGACGCAAGGCTTCAACAGATGCTCCGTGGAACGGCGGGAAACCAATTGAGCATGGAGCAAAAGCATGGCAGCCGATAGGGCCCTCACCAATTCCTTTTTCCTACTCCTACCAGATACCATTGGAGATGACACAGCCTAATATTGATGAGGTATTATCCATGTTTTCATCCGCTGTTAGACGAAGTATTGAAGCCGGGTTCGAAGTCGTTGAGATACACATGGCACATGGTTATCTTCTGCATGAATTTTTATCCCCGCTTTCAAATCATAGAACGGACACCTACGGCGGTAGTTTAGAAAACCGTATGAGGATGCCTTTACAGGTGGCACAGTTGGTAAGAAAACTGTGGCCAGATAACCTTCCCGTTTTTGTAAGGGTTTCTTCAACAGATTGGGTTGATGGAGGATGGGACATTGCACAAGCAATAAAATTTGCTCATAAACTCAAGGAATACGGTATAGATTTGATCGACTGCTCAAGCGGCGGGCTTGTACCTTACGCAGTCGTACCTGAAGGCCCGGGATATCAAACACCGTTTGCTGCAGCGATAAGAAAAGAAGCCGGCATACCTACAGGGGCAGTGGGTATGATTACCGAGCCTTTTCAAGCAGAGCAGATCATTGCAACAGGTATTGCAGACGCTCTCGTACTTGGGAGAGAGGTATTGAGAAACCCTTACTGGCCATTGCATGCAGCAAGGTCGCTTAAAGCCGACGCATCATGGCCAAAGCAGTACTTGAGGGCAAAGATTTAA
- a CDS encoding SufD family Fe-S cluster assembly protein: MSINIVLPQWKRFDTKLINLADLNPASNGSAEAYRDYADHIAKTLNHESVIGNIDGYITRNGSHLNPYVLLDKIDAEKQSNHLFKLMKLDTDNRGKFHSMDDIFLQIDRSYLNGFSMHVKSSPDKPVVEFVKSTQHNSLMVHHDLIMIEPETNMTLLRIIKTDNTALIFDNVEVYLGKGSTLNYVTLNKSRHDSFYTAIKRAVVGEHARINWYNIDLEAVNTVISTRSMLYAPYGESRMLSVIIGSGDAQKDVSYETFHRAPRTSTSVHVRAAIRDNSRLNYRALTYVAPGAKNSKVEQAEKAITLGNTARFDGIPSLWIDEDEVEASHSASSGSVDEDAMFYIKSRGIPRDEAENLVVQGFISSVLNKEPVSLLSGLF, from the coding sequence ATGTCGATAAATATCGTTTTACCTCAATGGAAAAGATTTGATACAAAATTAATAAATCTTGCTGATTTGAATCCCGCATCCAATGGCAGTGCAGAAGCATATCGAGACTATGCAGATCATATTGCAAAAACTCTAAATCACGAATCTGTTATAGGTAATATTGACGGCTATATTACACGGAACGGCTCACATCTGAATCCTTATGTTTTATTAGATAAAATAGATGCAGAAAAACAAAGTAATCATCTGTTTAAACTTATGAAATTGGATACTGATAACAGGGGAAAGTTCCATTCCATGGATGATATTTTTCTTCAAATAGATAGGTCTTATTTGAATGGTTTTTCAATGCATGTAAAGTCAAGCCCTGACAAGCCTGTTGTGGAATTCGTTAAATCTACACAACATAATAGTTTAATGGTCCATCATGATCTTATTATGATTGAGCCGGAAACAAACATGACATTACTTAGAATTATAAAAACGGATAATACAGCCTTGATATTTGATAATGTAGAGGTTTATTTAGGCAAAGGCTCAACACTTAATTATGTTACATTAAATAAATCAAGGCACGATTCTTTTTATACTGCAATAAAAAGGGCGGTGGTTGGAGAGCATGCCAGGATCAACTGGTACAATATTGATCTTGAGGCTGTAAATACTGTTATAAGCACCCGTTCAATGCTTTATGCTCCCTACGGCGAAAGCAGAATGTTAAGCGTTATAATAGGCTCCGGAGATGCTCAGAAAGATGTATCTTATGAAACATTCCACAGAGCACCCCGGACGTCAACTTCGGTGCATGTTAGAGCAGCTATCAGGGATAATTCAAGACTTAATTACAGGGCATTAACATACGTAGCGCCCGGTGCAAAAAACTCAAAGGTAGAGCAGGCTGAAAAAGCCATCACCCTCGGGAATACGGCTCGTTTTGACGGCATTCCAAGCCTCTGGATAGATGAGGATGAGGTAGAAGCCTCACATAGTGCAAGCTCAGGTTCTGTTGATGAAGATGCAATGTTTTATATAAAAAGCCGCGGTATACCCCGCGATGAAGCGGAGAATCTTGTTGTTCAGGGGTTTATATCATCCGTTCTCAACAAAGAGCCAGTCAGCCTTTTATCAGGCTTGTTTTAA
- a CDS encoding PD-(D/E)XK nuclease family protein has protein sequence MAVIEAFSYKESLITHIGERLIERAGTNTDLSRYAVIFPGKRPDIYLVNYLSDRLKSSFFPPHIFTITEFMDYAANNNVREIALLDAVYELFNIAKGIDRMIEGHTFKSFEGFVFWGIEIFKVIEEFDAELVEDNNVKSINLPNMPEGIGKLLSRFSSIRNEFHRRLDRMQLTTRGLNYYRAAANIKDKTLDEFEHIYFAGLIALTKAESEVIKTLLKNERASFFTQIESVDDTVTTLKQSLDAELNINSPLNTEPPRIVLYEASDTHEEVESVYSILKDSDSSLIKTAIVLPDAGTLLSLLSNVMDYFPYNYNVTMGYPLKRTPFYTLIDSIFNAQGSRRDDKDYYAKDYLRVLKHPYIKGMHDQIINAIVQQLERYIIDNGKVFLKLEDIENEKLYNYAIDGLNHTEERSISTDTIKSRIKEIHGLFFKPFEPDRLAVRDFADSLDNVIQSILKNSHAIQYKFSPSFIKGLMDIIEILRHSGFKEEQFEKQRIFTMFNSYVEMQTIPFNGIPLTGLQILGLLETRILNFDRVVLLDCNEGVIPSVSKYEPLLPFQVKKALKLPTYTEREHVFRYHFRRLIKGAKEVYLIYRKTEDAEKSRFIEEIIWEEEKQKNKLVVLKNDNKDELIGRIRFVKKQFKTEIKDQSKAKIKKDRVIMDVVAGIMAQGLSPSAIDTYMNCPVRFYYKYVLGLKEPEELGEDIEAKNIGSFIHGVLKDFYEKFKHGVYTYNDASEEELAGLIDGSFNKAFNGEDNGEYFLLKAIIKKLLSDFIKKDFNKKPYILELETKKCADFPINGRNIKLKGFIDRIDKRADEIFIVDYKTGSKVPIPGITKLLEINKPITDRATMKGLIKSFQLPVYLYMYKSSAASVNYDRLNASLYMVKENKEHVLFTKGNKENIMKNILIPSLQNVIMEILNQDIPFERDNTDKAFCSSCPFASMCGSVL, from the coding sequence ATGGCTGTTATAGAGGCATTTTCATATAAAGAATCGCTGATTACCCATATCGGGGAAAGGCTTATTGAAAGGGCTGGAACAAATACAGACCTCTCAAGGTATGCCGTCATATTCCCCGGGAAAAGGCCGGACATTTACCTTGTAAACTACCTTTCGGATAGGCTAAAATCATCATTTTTCCCGCCGCACATTTTCACCATAACGGAATTTATGGACTATGCTGCAAATAATAATGTAAGGGAAATAGCATTATTGGATGCAGTATATGAGCTGTTCAATATCGCTAAAGGAATAGACCGAATGATAGAAGGTCATACTTTCAAGAGCTTTGAGGGCTTTGTTTTCTGGGGTATTGAGATATTCAAGGTAATAGAGGAGTTTGATGCAGAGCTTGTAGAAGATAACAATGTCAAATCCATAAACCTGCCGAATATGCCGGAGGGTATCGGGAAGCTGCTAAGCCGTTTCTCAAGTATAAGAAACGAGTTCCATCGCAGGCTTGATCGGATGCAACTTACAACAAGGGGATTGAATTATTACAGGGCAGCCGCAAATATAAAAGATAAGACCCTTGACGAATTTGAACATATATACTTTGCCGGGCTTATTGCACTTACAAAAGCAGAGTCTGAGGTCATAAAAACCCTGCTCAAAAATGAGAGAGCATCATTTTTTACTCAGATAGAATCGGTAGATGATACTGTTACAACCCTTAAACAGAGTCTTGACGCAGAGCTGAATATAAATAGCCCGTTAAACACTGAGCCGCCGAGAATAGTATTGTATGAAGCCTCTGATACGCATGAGGAGGTGGAATCCGTGTACAGCATACTGAAAGACAGCGATTCGAGTCTAATCAAAACGGCAATTGTTTTACCCGATGCAGGTACACTTTTATCGCTTCTGTCGAACGTAATGGATTATTTCCCTTACAACTACAATGTTACAATGGGCTATCCTCTGAAAAGAACACCGTTTTATACCTTGATCGACAGCATCTTTAATGCACAGGGATCCCGAAGGGATGATAAGGATTATTATGCAAAAGATTACTTAAGAGTGCTCAAACATCCCTATATAAAGGGCATGCATGATCAAATCATTAATGCAATTGTGCAGCAATTGGAAAGATATATCATAGACAATGGTAAAGTATTTCTTAAGTTGGAAGATATAGAAAACGAAAAACTTTATAATTATGCCATAGACGGTCTAAACCATACGGAAGAGAGATCAATTAGTACGGATACGATAAAATCGCGCATAAAAGAGATACATGGATTGTTTTTTAAACCATTTGAGCCTGATCGGCTGGCTGTTCGTGATTTCGCCGACTCCCTTGATAATGTTATCCAGTCCATTCTTAAAAACAGTCATGCGATACAGTATAAGTTCTCACCATCCTTTATAAAAGGTTTAATGGACATCATAGAGATATTAAGGCATTCGGGGTTTAAAGAAGAACAATTCGAAAAGCAAAGGATCTTCACTATGTTCAACAGCTACGTCGAGATGCAAACCATCCCGTTTAACGGTATTCCGTTAACAGGTTTACAGATACTGGGATTACTTGAAACAAGGATTTTGAATTTTGACAGAGTGGTTCTGCTTGATTGCAATGAAGGCGTTATACCATCGGTATCCAAGTATGAGCCTCTTCTTCCGTTTCAGGTTAAGAAGGCTCTTAAACTTCCGACATATACAGAACGTGAGCATGTTTTCAGGTATCATTTTAGAAGGCTTATCAAAGGCGCAAAAGAGGTATACCTCATTTATAGAAAGACAGAGGATGCAGAGAAAAGCAGATTCATAGAGGAAATAATATGGGAGGAAGAAAAACAGAAAAATAAGCTGGTCGTATTAAAAAATGACAACAAGGATGAATTGATTGGCAGAATAAGATTTGTAAAAAAGCAATTCAAAACAGAGATTAAGGATCAAAGTAAAGCGAAGATAAAAAAGGACCGTGTCATCATGGATGTAGTTGCCGGTATCATGGCACAAGGGCTTTCTCCAAGTGCCATAGACACGTACATGAACTGTCCTGTCAGGTTTTATTATAAATATGTCCTCGGATTAAAAGAACCTGAGGAACTCGGGGAGGATATCGAAGCAAAGAATATAGGCTCATTTATTCATGGAGTGCTTAAAGATTTTTATGAAAAGTTTAAACATGGCGTGTACACTTATAATGATGCCAGCGAAGAAGAGCTTGCCGGGCTTATCGACGGCAGTTTTAATAAAGCATTCAACGGAGAAGATAATGGAGAGTATTTCCTACTAAAGGCGATCATAAAAAAACTACTTTCCGACTTTATAAAAAAAGATTTTAATAAAAAACCATACATATTAGAACTTGAAACGAAAAAGTGCGCTGATTTTCCCATAAACGGCAGGAATATTAAACTCAAAGGTTTTATCGATAGGATAGATAAACGTGCTGATGAAATTTTTATAGTTGACTACAAAACTGGAAGTAAGGTACCCATACCCGGAATCACGAAATTACTTGAAATCAACAAACCCATTACCGATAGAGCAACCATGAAGGGACTCATAAAATCATTTCAACTGCCGGTTTATCTCTACATGTATAAATCATCAGCAGCATCGGTAAATTATGACCGGCTCAATGCAAGTCTATATATGGTAAAGGAGAATAAAGAGCACGTTCTGTTTACTAAAGGGAATAAAGAGAATATAATGAAAAACATATTAATCCCATCACTACAAAACGTTATCATGGAAATTCTGAATCAAGATATACCCTTTGAAAGGGATAACACTGATAAAGCTTTTTGTTCTTCCTGCCCGTTTGCTTCAATGTGCGGTTCGGTTTTATAA
- the sufC gene encoding Fe-S cluster assembly ATPase SufC, which produces MSLIEINGLKVEVEGKEIIKGLNLSINLSETHVIMGPNGSGKSTLSYTIMGHPKYKITSGDILFEGKSIVDMPVDDRARLGIFLGFQYPIEVSGVSVENFLRTAVTAKEGKDVPILAFHKTILKRLNAMDIPQSFLDRYLNEGFSGGEKKRNEILQMAVLLPRFAVLDEIDSGLDIDALKFVSEGINKLIKENNLTLLLITHYQRILDYIKPQFVHIMMDGKIAKSGGYELAQQLDQTGYEWLKEL; this is translated from the coding sequence ATGTCATTAATTGAGATAAATGGGTTAAAAGTAGAGGTAGAAGGTAAGGAGATTATTAAAGGACTTAATCTTAGCATAAATCTTTCTGAAACTCATGTTATCATGGGCCCAAACGGCTCTGGTAAATCAACTTTATCTTATACCATTATGGGTCATCCCAAATACAAAATTACATCAGGCGATATCCTATTTGAAGGCAAATCCATTGTTGACATGCCTGTGGATGATAGAGCACGGCTTGGTATCTTTTTAGGCTTTCAGTATCCGATAGAGGTATCCGGGGTTTCTGTAGAAAATTTTTTAAGAACAGCTGTTACTGCAAAAGAAGGTAAGGATGTCCCTATACTTGCCTTTCATAAAACGATTTTAAAAAGGTTGAATGCAATGGATATTCCACAATCATTTCTTGACAGGTATTTGAATGAAGGTTTTTCCGGTGGTGAAAAAAAACGCAATGAAATACTTCAGATGGCTGTACTTTTGCCAAGATTCGCTGTGCTTGACGAGATAGATTCTGGACTTGATATAGATGCATTAAAATTTGTATCTGAGGGTATAAACAAGCTCATAAAAGAAAATAACTTAACCCTTTTACTTATAACACATTATCAGCGCATACTTGATTATATAAAGCCGCAGTTTGTGCATATAATGATGGATGGTAAGATTGCGAAGTCCGGCGGATATGAGCTTGCGCAACAACTCGATCAAACGGGTTATGAATGGTTAAAGGAGTTATAA